A single genomic interval of Chryseobacterium paludis harbors:
- a CDS encoding bacteriocin-like protein: MNNFKKISREGLKQVKGGGGIDGVCKPHFKLICEATGICGPEPDAACNCYCVPI; encoded by the coding sequence ATGAATAATTTCAAAAAAATTTCCAGAGAAGGACTAAAACAAGTTAAAGGTGGCGGAGGCATAGATGGTGTTTGCAAACCTCACTTCAAGCTTATTTGCGAAGCCACGGGTATTTGCGGACCAGAACCAGACGCTGCTTGTAATTGCTATTGCGTTCCAATATAA
- a CDS encoding GLPGLI family protein yields MKLFAFLFFLSHFVYCQSNRFVYEYKSVKDTIKNDTTKAVMYLDVYKEGSIFYDVQNFKNDSIASIQGEKLSSFENRVYKKYPNYDVSLIVSLYSDIYIVSDLRKMDWKISSEKKEINKFSTQKATLHFAGRIWTAWFSTDIPISDGPYKFHGLPGLVLKIEDNTHTHSFGLVAIEKLNRILSYKTSSKKMLSIDHEKYRKLYKEYRGNPSKNLMGLDIIETQDGKSNSEFKRNMEKYYKNRTKNNNNLLEVDLLKTK; encoded by the coding sequence ATGAAATTATTTGCTTTTTTATTTTTCTTATCTCATTTTGTTTATTGTCAATCTAATAGATTTGTGTATGAATATAAGTCTGTTAAAGACACTATAAAAAATGATACAACAAAAGCAGTAATGTATCTGGATGTATATAAGGAAGGCTCTATTTTTTATGATGTCCAAAATTTTAAAAATGATTCAATTGCATCAATACAAGGTGAAAAATTAAGTAGTTTTGAAAACAGGGTTTATAAAAAATATCCAAACTATGATGTTTCTCTAATTGTCTCGTTGTATAGTGATATTTATATAGTTTCTGATTTAAGAAAAATGGATTGGAAAATTTCTTCAGAAAAGAAGGAAATTAATAAATTCTCTACCCAAAAAGCTACTTTACACTTTGCCGGAAGAATATGGACAGCTTGGTTTTCTACGGATATTCCTATATCTGATGGCCCTTATAAATTTCATGGTTTGCCCGGTCTTGTTTTAAAAATAGAGGATAATACCCATACACATAGTTTTGGATTAGTTGCTATTGAAAAATTAAATCGTATTTTAAGTTACAAAACAAGCAGTAAAAAAATGCTATCCATTGATCATGAAAAGTATAGAAAATTATATAAAGAATATCGAGGAAATCCCAGCAAAAACTTGATGGGTCTAGATATTATAGAGACTCAGGATGGAAAAAGCAACAGTGAATTTAAGAGAAATATGGAAAAATATTACAAGAATAGAACTAAAAATAATAATAATCTTTTAGAGGTTGATTTATTGAAAACTAAATAA
- a CDS encoding helix-turn-helix domain-containing protein, whose translation MQKEKLRSLRKRKGYTQQQIADIIATDVSNYSRKESGDVKIFKDEWEKIAAFLEVQVDEIYEMEEAKVIVENPVFNDSPGSSGGGNVTNFNNDVSISVIKNLQDYIALLKEENDKLKQQIGSGK comes from the coding sequence ATGCAAAAAGAAAAATTACGTTCGCTAAGAAAGAGAAAAGGTTATACGCAACAGCAGATTGCTGATATCATTGCAACGGATGTATCTAATTACAGCAGGAAGGAAAGCGGTGACGTAAAAATCTTTAAAGATGAATGGGAAAAGATTGCTGCTTTCCTTGAAGTCCAGGTTGATGAAATTTACGAAATGGAAGAAGCGAAAGTAATTGTTGAAAACCCTGTTTTTAATGATAGCCCAGGTTCTTCAGGAGGTGGTAATGTGACCAATTTTAATAATGATGTGAGTATTTCAGTCATAAAAAATTTACAGGATTATATAGCTCTTTTAAAAGAGGAAAACGATAAACTGAAACAACAGATAGGATCAGGAAAATAA